A genome region from Streptomyces sp. NBC_01296 includes the following:
- a CDS encoding sirohydrochlorin chelatase: MSSPTGPANGLPVRMPRPRPAGRHRRPEPAVAPEGAPALVLAVPGAPSAASRGLAEEIISIGRSELPGLDARIGFLEGDDAEVSEFPALAGVLSAVAAERVARAEFARAAGHEVPAPTGPDAVVVPLLAGPDADLLRRMRQAVMDSSAAAELAEVLGPHPLLAEGLHVRLSEAGLARADRARLFTVTTAADGIIVATTGGAEAVQAAGVTGMLLAARLAVPVKAAALDQEGSVAAVAEQLRSEGSTQLALAPYLIGPEAAEGLLDTACKEADCAASEVLGAYSALGKLVVTQYSAALGLAQGAAAH, from the coding sequence ATGAGCTCCCCCACTGGGCCCGCAAATGGCCTGCCCGTACGAATGCCGCGACCCCGCCCTGCCGGACGGCACCGCCGACCCGAGCCCGCGGTGGCGCCCGAGGGCGCGCCCGCGCTGGTGCTCGCCGTGCCCGGTGCCCCTTCGGCCGCCTCGCGGGGGCTGGCGGAAGAGATCATCAGCATCGGCCGCTCCGAGCTGCCGGGCCTGGACGCCCGCATCGGCTTCCTCGAGGGCGATGACGCCGAGGTCTCCGAGTTCCCGGCCCTCGCCGGCGTGCTGAGCGCCGTCGCGGCCGAGCGCGTCGCGCGCGCGGAGTTCGCCCGCGCCGCCGGCCACGAGGTGCCCGCGCCGACCGGCCCGGACGCCGTGGTCGTCCCGCTGCTGGCCGGCCCCGACGCCGACCTGCTGCGCCGGATGCGCCAGGCCGTCATGGACTCCTCGGCCGCCGCCGAGCTGGCCGAGGTGCTCGGCCCGCACCCGCTGCTCGCCGAGGGCCTGCACGTACGGCTCTCCGAGGCGGGCCTGGCCCGCGCCGACCGCGCCCGGCTGTTCACCGTCACCACCGCCGCCGACGGCATCATCGTCGCCACCACCGGCGGCGCGGAGGCCGTCCAGGCCGCCGGGGTCACCGGCATGCTGCTGGCCGCCCGCCTCGCGGTGCCCGTCAAGGCGGCCGCGCTCGACCAGGAGGGCTCGGTGGCCGCGGTCGCCGAGCAGCTGCGCAGCGAGGGCTCCACGCAGCTCGCGCTGGCCCCGTACCTGATCGGCCCGGAGGCTGCCGAGGGGCTGCTGGACACGGCCTGCAAGGAGGCCGACTGCGCGGCCTCCGAGGTGCTCGGCGCCTACTCGGCGCTCGGCAAGCTCGTCGTCACCCAGTACTCCGCGGCGCTCGGCCTCGCCCAGGGCGCCGCTGCCCACTGA
- a CDS encoding uracil-DNA glycosylase — translation MAARPLNEIVEPGWARALEPVAAQIAAMGDFLRAEITAGRTYLPAGANVLRAFQQPFDEVKVLIVGQDPYPTPGHAMGLSFSVAPEVSPWPPSLDNIFRELYADLGVPRPANGDLTPWTRQGVLLLNRALTTAPRKTGGHRGKGWEAVTEQAIRALAARGKPLVSVLWGRDARNLRPLLGELPAVESVHPSPMSAANGFFGSRPFSRTNDLLVRQGAQPVDWRLPPAS, via the coding sequence GTGGCAGCACGACCGTTGAACGAGATCGTCGAGCCGGGCTGGGCCCGGGCTCTGGAGCCGGTGGCGGCACAGATCGCCGCGATGGGCGACTTCCTGCGCGCCGAGATCACGGCGGGGAGGACGTACCTGCCGGCCGGGGCGAACGTACTGCGTGCCTTCCAGCAGCCCTTCGACGAGGTGAAGGTGCTCATCGTCGGCCAGGACCCGTACCCGACCCCGGGGCACGCGATGGGCCTGTCCTTCTCGGTGGCGCCCGAGGTCAGCCCGTGGCCGCCCAGCCTCGACAACATCTTCCGCGAGCTGTACGCGGACCTCGGGGTGCCCCGGCCCGCGAACGGGGACCTGACCCCGTGGACCCGGCAGGGCGTGCTGCTGCTGAACCGCGCGCTGACCACCGCCCCGCGCAAGACCGGGGGCCATCGCGGCAAGGGCTGGGAGGCCGTCACCGAACAGGCCATCCGGGCGCTGGCCGCGCGCGGGAAACCCCTCGTGTCGGTGCTGTGGGGCCGGGACGCCCGCAATCTGCGGCCGCTGCTCGGCGAGTTGCCCGCCGTGGAGTCCGTCCACCCCTCCCCCATGTCCGCCGCCAACGGGTTCTTCGGCTCCAGGCCGTTCAGCCGGACCAACGACCTGCTGGTCCGTCAGGGAGCACAGCCGGTGGACTGGCGGCTTCCCCCCGCCAGTTGA